In the genome of Rhodamnia argentea isolate NSW1041297 chromosome 3, ASM2092103v1, whole genome shotgun sequence, one region contains:
- the LOC115726297 gene encoding uncharacterized protein LOC115726297, which produces MIEADDIPSGREQSSPPEMGDLYALDFDGVLCDSCGESSLSAVKAAKVRWPGLFDGVGSATEDWIVDQMYIVRPVVETGYENVLLVRLLLEMRMSSIRKSSVAEGLTIDGILENWSKIKPVIMQEWGENRETLVDLFGKVRDEWMDKDLETWIAANRFYPGVPDALQLASSSIFIVTTKQSRFADALLQKLAGVSIPPGKIYGLGTGPKVEVLKLLQKRPEHQGLKLHFVEDRLATLKNVIKDPELDGWNLYLGDWGYNTKKEREEAASISRIEILQLPDFTKKLK; this is translated from the exons ATGATAGAAGCAGACGACATCCCGTCGGGAAGAGAGCAAAGTTCGCCGCCGGAAATGGGGGATCTCTACGCCTTGGACTTCGACGGCGTTCTGTGCGACAGCTGCGGTGAGAGCTCCCTCTCCGCCGTCAAg GCCGCGAAGGTGAGATGGCCTGGGCTCTTCGACGGCGTCGGTTCCGCCACCGAGGACTGGATTGTGGACCAGATGTACATT GTGAGGCCTGTGGTGGAGACTGGATATGAGAATGTCCTGCTCGTGAGATTGCTGTTGGAGATGAGAATGAGCTCTATTCGCAAGTCCTCG GTTGCAGAGGGACTCACCATAGATGGGATTCTGGAGAACTGGTCAAAGATCAAACCTGTCATTATGCAAGAGTGGGGTGAGAACAGGGAAACGCTAGTAGATCTTTTCGGAAAGGTCAGAGATGAATGGATGGATAAGGACTTGGAAACTTGGATTGCTGCAAACAG ATTTTATCCAGGAGTTCCTGATGCTCTCCAATTAGCGAGCTCAAGTATTTTTATTGTTACAACGAAACAG AGTCGATTTGCAGATGCTTTGCTGCAGAAACTTGCGGGGGTAAGTATACCCCCCGGAAAAATATATGGTTTGGGGACTGG ACCCAAGGTGGAAGTGCTGAAGCTGCTTCAGAAGAGACCAGAACACCAGGGGTTAAAATTACA CTTTGTGGAAGATCGACTTGCAACCCTGAAGAATGTCATTAAAGATCCCGAGCTAGATGGATGGAATCTATATCTCG GGGATTGGGGTTATAACACAAAGAAGGAGAGGGAGGAAGCAGCTAGCATTTCCAGGATCGAGATTCTTCAGCTCCCTGACTTCACCAAGAAGTTGAAATAA